TGCATGTGTCATTTTAGCACTAAATTGAATATCTAACTGTTGTCATTCTATATTTTCGCAGAGATCTCTCCAACAACCCGATCTCCAATCTGAGCGATTTCATATTTCAGGGTTTCAGCCATCTTACCCAGCTGTAAGTTTTGCATGAGCACTGtatatcatgtttataacatTTAAGTCAGGGGTTTTCAACTGGGGTCCGGGGACCAGTGGGCCGCAAGGGAGTGCTAGGTGGTCCAAGGAAAAATTGAGAGAACAACAGTgaaatagataataaaataataaaaattaatataagtattacaataataataataagctataaatattaaaataaaaacattaaaataaatgaataaactatataaataaataatacatctaacattttttttaaaaaactaaatattttccaaataattttttatgcatatttatgatTGGGTAGAATATAAATTGGGTccttatacatgaaaatataaagcTGTCTTTAAAATTTTCGGACGGGGGTCTCTTTGACAAGGATGTTGATATTCATCCACAGGGTCCATAGCATTTAAAAGATCTAAAATATTGGAAATCCCTGATTTAAGCTGACACAGTTAGCTAACACCATTTAACTTGACAAATCTTTACTTAGTTTACTACCCTCAAAACTGGAGTGTCCAGGGGGCAATGCATCATGGGAGAAGGTTGAAGTGAAAAACAATGCCAGAATCTGCCAAGGACAGAAAAATATTTGCAATCAAACAGCGCAGATGTGTAAGTAACCAAAAGAACTGGGATCTCAAGtcttcaaaatgcaaaaatgtatgtttttcagTGCATTTCTTGATTATGGTTTGTGTCTTCAGCCTGGGATTGCCCTGAAAACTCATTTTGCAGCCCATACGGACCAGGGTTCTTTGAGTGTAGTTGTCTGCATAATTTCTATGGATACAAGTGCATGAGACAGGTGAGACCCCTGTCAAATCATTCCAAACAGTTTGGGCATTTCTCCTTTATTGCACAAGTTCATTGTTCTTTAACAATTGCAGGGGGAGTTTCCTACAGCTAAGGTGCTTGGGATACTAACCGGATCAACAGTTGTGGGTTCATCTTTACTCTGGTTCACACAAAGACGAAAGGCCAAGAACATTTGACTTTTAAGGAAAACTGGATGTTGGGCCGACAGTGGAGCCACAAAATGCATCAAGCTTATTGAAAATGGTGCAGGGCACCAACCAGCTACATACACTGGACGGTTAACCATCTGCTGAACATTGAAGTTTCTTGTTTTTTACACTTGCCCAAAGCAGGTTtgcatgacattattttttttttaatggataatTTTGTAGTTTGTGTTCATTTCACTTTCTCTTGACCCTCATTGTccttatatgtttttatttatacattttacgaAAGCTTTCATGAATACCGACAAGGCTGGTTTATAAAGGGAAAACTGACCATAGACTGACCTCGCTCGTGTTTGGAGGGCAGATGTTTTGACTCTGAACATGTCAAAGTGAAACACTGAGATATTTTAGCAATGATTATTAAGGACAAATATGTTGTGTTGTTTAAAGAcaaaaatgatctttattttaaagattttaaagaatTATAGGTTTTCTGACATGTAAAAAAAAGACTATTCATTTTGTAGTGGAGGGGAAATAAATGTCATAGGACTTAGTATTTGTGAAAATTGTAGATTGTTACAGTCACTTGCTGTTTACAGAtgtcatttcatatttcataactGACAACTCTTCAGCCTCTGAAACTGTATGCTTTTCTTCTTGGCAGTGTAAGAGTGTAAAAGAGAATCTGTTTGATCTGCTAATATGAGATATATAGACGGACACACTATTAGTAGAATACTGACATAAATGTGAGTTTTTGCCAAGAATGTAGTATTGTGGTATGAAATTCAGCATGTACCTTGGCAACTAAAATAAAGATTTGTCACAATATCACAAAGAATCAGCCAACAACAGTTTTTTGTAATCTAACCCATTTATTTTTCTGTAGCATTTCCAAGGTTTTGGTAATACAAACAAAACCCCTTATGCAACATAGTCAGCTTTTGCATGGTCTTACACACATTTGCACCATGTTCTATTTCCCTTTTTCATATCTATGAAAGGACTTCAGCAAAGAGCAACTATCCAAAAAGGATGATTGTTCTTATGTTTATGTCAATGCACTGACCACGATGATGGGCCAAAACTGAAAGCACACATGCTTTACAGACACTTTC
This portion of the Cyprinus carpio isolate SPL01 chromosome A20, ASM1834038v1, whole genome shotgun sequence genome encodes:
- the LOC109075064 gene encoding all-trans retinoic acid-induced differentiation factor-like → MTLLLGKMMAATASTACLCTVFIVLFNVDVDSQDTDAQLCKMCQGTVRQDSPVWDFCLTKGHIRGRCCFENETSNADAIIGLDLANCSISRVEHLYNSSTAFIVDLSNNPISNLSDFIFQGFSHLTQLLLPSKLECPGGNASWEKVEVKNNARICQGQKNICNQTAQMSWDCPENSFCSPYGPGFFECSCLHNFYGYKCMRQGEFPTAKVLGILTGSTVVGSSLLWFTQRRKAKNI